One Amorphoplanes digitatis genomic window carries:
- a CDS encoding STAS domain-containing protein: protein MPYSRVRSSCADEGSPHTTRGHSRPHGSAGLSPRALRIRRVRRGPILVVEVAGDIDADTAPTLSAALTAAIRVTPRICCDLRGVDFFGADGANVLATAHLQAAHARGAFSVRGVHGVAAQVLDLTGLNGILRMDD from the coding sequence ATGCCGTATTCGCGAGTGCGGTCGTCGTGTGCGGATGAAGGTTCTCCGCATACCACTCGAGGGCATTCACGCCCTCATGGGAGTGCCGGACTCTCGCCGCGGGCACTGCGGATCCGGCGGGTTCGGCGTGGTCCGATCCTCGTGGTCGAGGTCGCCGGCGACATCGACGCCGATACCGCGCCTACGTTGTCCGCCGCCCTGACCGCGGCGATCCGAGTCACGCCGCGCATCTGTTGTGACCTGCGCGGAGTCGACTTCTTCGGCGCGGACGGCGCGAATGTTCTCGCCACCGCGCACCTTCAGGCCGCGCACGCCCGCGGCGCATTCTCGGTTCGCGGCGTGCACGGGGTGGCGGCGCAGGTTCTCGACCTCACCGGGCTGAACGGTATTCTGCGAATGGACGATTGA
- a CDS encoding GAF and ANTAR domain-containing protein, with the protein MVVCRDHAPAAGKLTLTDQPVESLCTFAEIGQIKFSETDLNGVFARVADLARRSLPGADAAAVTIISEFVSRTVATGDHARRLEEWQHERRVGPSVDAAAGELPVVIADVAADPRWAEWAAHATAAGVRAALSVGLPMHDSYSGALTVYSGTPSAFEGESVALAQTFAGYAAVALANAHLYDSSSSLAEHLRRAMENRAVIEQAKGIIMGERRCTADEAFSILTSISQDTNRKLREVAAALVAKATGQDE; encoded by the coding sequence ATGGTCGTCTGTCGAGACCATGCGCCCGCTGCAGGGAAACTGACGTTGACGGACCAGCCGGTGGAGTCCCTCTGCACCTTCGCGGAGATCGGCCAGATCAAATTCAGCGAAACCGATTTGAACGGCGTTTTCGCGCGGGTGGCAGACCTCGCCCGGCGAAGCCTGCCCGGCGCCGACGCGGCGGCGGTCACCATTATCAGTGAATTCGTCTCGCGTACGGTCGCCACCGGCGATCATGCCCGGCGTCTCGAGGAATGGCAGCACGAGCGGCGCGTGGGACCGTCCGTCGACGCGGCCGCCGGCGAGCTGCCCGTGGTCATCGCCGACGTGGCCGCGGATCCTCGCTGGGCCGAGTGGGCCGCACACGCCACCGCGGCCGGGGTGCGCGCCGCGCTGTCGGTGGGCCTGCCCATGCACGACTCATACAGCGGAGCGCTCACCGTCTACAGCGGTACGCCCAGCGCCTTCGAGGGTGAAAGCGTCGCCCTCGCTCAGACGTTCGCCGGTTATGCCGCCGTCGCGCTGGCCAACGCGCACCTCTACGACTCCTCCTCCAGCCTCGCCGAACATCTGCGCAGGGCGATGGAGAACCGGGCCGTCATCGAGCAGGCCAAGGGCATCATCATGGGCGAGCGCCGGTGCACGGCCGACGAGGCCTTCTCGATCTTGACCAGCATCTCCCAGGACACGAATCGCAAGCTCCGCGAAGTCGCCGCGGCACTTGTCGCCAAGGCGACCGGGCAGGACGAATAG
- a CDS encoding SigB/SigF/SigG family RNA polymerase sigma factor: MRTASAQTSAVAATSRDEHAVGLVVAFAALPVADPARPDLRRRSIEAWTPMADRLARRYAGRGEPFDDLQQTAAIGLIKAVDRFDPASGGDFAAYAVPTILGEIRRHFRDRTWTVRVPRRIQELWLAISEANSLWQARHGRTPTVADLAAHLRVSDEEIIEGLEGSRAYRAWSLSTPVGPDGSCELVDTLGVPEHGYALAELGIDLGPAMATLTEREQRVVSLRFYGNHTLAQIAERIGVSPMHASRLLALSLAKLRRRLASWEGRSERAPAVMVLG, encoded by the coding sequence ATGCGCACAGCATCGGCGCAGACGTCGGCCGTCGCCGCGACCAGCCGGGACGAACACGCCGTCGGGCTGGTCGTCGCCTTCGCGGCGTTGCCGGTCGCCGATCCGGCCCGGCCGGATCTTCGCCGCCGGTCCATCGAGGCCTGGACTCCCATGGCGGACCGCCTCGCCCGCCGCTATGCCGGCCGCGGCGAGCCCTTCGACGATCTCCAGCAGACCGCCGCCATCGGCCTGATCAAGGCCGTCGACCGGTTCGATCCCGCCAGCGGCGGCGACTTCGCCGCCTACGCGGTGCCGACCATCCTGGGCGAGATCCGCCGCCACTTCCGGGATCGAACCTGGACCGTCCGGGTGCCGCGCCGGATTCAGGAGCTGTGGCTGGCGATCAGCGAGGCGAACAGCCTGTGGCAGGCGCGGCACGGCCGCACGCCGACGGTGGCCGACCTCGCGGCGCACCTGAGGGTCTCGGACGAGGAGATCATCGAGGGGCTCGAGGGATCCCGCGCCTACCGGGCGTGGTCCCTGTCGACCCCGGTGGGGCCCGACGGATCGTGCGAGCTCGTCGACACGCTCGGCGTGCCGGAGCACGGCTACGCGCTCGCGGAGCTGGGAATCGACCTCGGCCCGGCCATGGCGACGCTCACCGAACGCGAACAGCGCGTCGTCTCGCTGCGCTTCTACGGCAATCACACGCTGGCGCAGATCGCCGAACGGATCGGGGTCTCGCCGATGCACGCCTCCCGGCTGCTCGCGTTGAGCCTGGCCAAGCTGCGCCGGCGCCTGGCGTCCTGGGAGGGCCGGTCCGAAAGGGCTCCCGCCGTGATGGTGCTGGGGTAA